A window of Tursiops truncatus isolate mTurTru1 chromosome 8, mTurTru1.mat.Y, whole genome shotgun sequence contains these coding sequences:
- the RPL27A gene encoding large ribosomal subunit protein uL15 translates to MPSRLRKTRKLRGHVSHGHGRIGKHRKHPGGRGNAGGMHHHRINFDKYHPGYFGKVGMRHYHLKRNQSFCPTVNLDKLWTLVSEQTRVNAAKNKTGAAPIIDVVRSGYYKVLGKGKLPKQPVIVKAKFFSRRAEEKIKGVGGACVLVA, encoded by the exons ATG CCATCCAGACTAAGGAAGACCCGGAAACTTAGGGGGCACGTGAGCCACGGCCACGGCCGCATCG gcAAACACCGGAAGCACCCGGGAGGCCGCGGTAATGCTGGTGGCATGCATCACCACAGGATCAACTTCGACAAATA TCACCCAGGATACTTTGGGAAAGTTGGTATGAGGCATTACCACTTAAAGAGGAACCAGAGCTTCTGCCCAACTGTCAACCTTGATAAATTGTGGACCTTGGTCAGTGAGCAGACACGGGTAAATGCTGCCAAGAACAAGACTGGAGCTGCTCCTATCATTGATGTGGTGCGATCG GGTTACTACAAAGttctggggaagggaaagctcCCAAAGCAGCCTGTCATCGTGAAGGCCAAATTCTTCAGCAGAAGAGCTGAGGAGAAGATTAAGGGTGTTGGTGGGGCTTGTGTCCTGGTAGCTTGA